The DNA region CTGTTCATCGCGAGCCTGTACGGGCTGTACTTCACCCCGCTGTTCGACACGCTGATGGGCAGCCGGGCCGGGCACATCGCGATGATGGTGCACTTCCTGGCGGTGGGGCTGGTCTTCTTCTGGCCGATCATGGGCGTCGACCCGGGTCCGCACCGGCCGGGGTACGTGATGCGGATGCTGGAGCTGTTCGCCGGCATGCCGTTCCACGCGTTCTTCGGCATCGCGCTGATGATGGCGAGCGAGCCGATGGTCTCCACATTCAAGAACCCGCCGGCGTCGCTCGGCATCGACGCGCTGGGCGACCAGACCGCGGCGGGCGGCATCGCGTGGGCGTTCAGCGAGGTGCCGTCGGTGATCGTGCTGGTGGCGCTGCTCTTCCAGTGGTACACCTCCGAGCAGCGGCAGGCCCGCCGCAAGGACCGGGCGGCGGACCGCGACGGCGACGCGGAGCTGGTGGCGTACAACGCGTACCTGGCCTCCCTCCAGGCCCGCGGCGGCCGCGGCTGACGCGGCGCCGGCCGCGGCCGGCGTGAGGGCCTGGTCACCGGGTCCGGCGGGGCACTACTCTGCCGGGACGCCCCGGGTCGCGGGGACCGGGCCGTGCCGCAGGAGGACTCAGCCGCCGTGTTCTACCGGTTGCTCAAGTACGTGTTCCTCGGGCCGCTGCTCAGGCTGCTGTTCCGGCCGCGCATCGAGGGCATGAAGAACATCCCGGAGTCCGGCGCGGCGATCGTGGCGGGCAACCACCTGTCGTTCTCCGACCACTTCCTGATGCCGACCATCCTGCCGCGCCGCATCACCTTCCTGGCCAAGGCGGAGTACTTCACCGGGCCGGGCCTGAAGGGACGGCTGACCGCGGCCTTCTTCCGCGCCGTCGGCCAGATTCCGGTGGACCGCTCGGGCGGCAAGGCGTCGCAGTCGGCGATCGAGGCCGGGCTGGGCGTGCTGCGCCGCGGCGAGCTGCTCGGCATCTATCCCGAGGGCACCCGCTCGCACGACGGGCGGCTCTACCGCGGCAGGACCGGTGTGGCCGTGATGGCGCTGCGGGCCGGTGTGCCGGTGATCCCGTGCGCGATGGTCGGCACGTTCGAGCTGCAGCCGCCGGGCCGGGTGGTGCC from Actinacidiphila sp. DG2A-62 includes:
- a CDS encoding lysophospholipid acyltransferase family protein, coding for MFYRLLKYVFLGPLLRLLFRPRIEGMKNIPESGAAIVAGNHLSFSDHFLMPTILPRRITFLAKAEYFTGPGLKGRLTAAFFRAVGQIPVDRSGGKASQSAIEAGLGVLRRGELLGIYPEGTRSHDGRLYRGRTGVAVMALRAGVPVIPCAMVGTFELQPPGRVVPRIGRVTIRFGRPLDFTRFSGMDQRAAVRSVTDEIMYEIMAMSGQEYVDRYAGDVKAEQAQPGPVARLRRKG
- a CDS encoding cytochrome c oxidase assembly protein, whose translation is MEHGGHGMPGMPMDLPPFTLGQGLAFTGGDPFFLVGCVLALVLYGWGVLRLRRRGDRWSPGRTVAFTAGVLTVAVTMCTRLNDYGMVQFSVHMVQHMIISMLSPILLLLGAPVTLALRALPAAGGGRTGPRELLVKVLHSRYLRVVTHPAFTIPLFIASLYGLYFTPLFDTLMGSRAGHIAMMVHFLAVGLVFFWPIMGVDPGPHRPGYVMRMLELFAGMPFHAFFGIALMMASEPMVSTFKNPPASLGIDALGDQTAAGGIAWAFSEVPSVIVLVALLFQWYTSEQRQARRKDRAADRDGDAELVAYNAYLASLQARGGRG